One Bradyrhizobium zhanjiangense DNA segment encodes these proteins:
- the hisE gene encoding phosphoribosyl-ATP diphosphatase: protein MSDSLERLYLAVLAARDLDPATSRTARLFQRGPSKMAKKLAEEAIEVVIDAVNGDSEAVIRESADLLYNLTVLWASAGVRPEDVWREMTRREDMLGIAEKLPKSRMKLPKVASPRIASRRPIVALEGRAARKRH, encoded by the coding sequence ATGAGTGATTCGCTTGAGCGGCTATATCTGGCTGTGCTCGCGGCCAGAGATCTTGATCCGGCAACATCGCGCACGGCCCGGCTGTTTCAGCGCGGGCCTTCCAAAATGGCGAAGAAACTGGCCGAAGAGGCCATCGAAGTCGTGATCGACGCGGTCAACGGCGATAGCGAGGCCGTGATCCGGGAGAGCGCCGACCTGCTCTACAATCTCACCGTGCTGTGGGCCTCGGCCGGGGTCCGTCCCGAGGACGTCTGGCGGGAGATGACGCGGCGTGAAGATATGCTCGGCATCGCCGAGAAGCTGCCGAAATCGCGGATGAAGCTGCCCAAGGTCGCGTCACCGCGCATTGCCTCAAGGCGGCCAATTGTCGCGCTCGAGGGCCGTGCCGCGCGCAAGCGCCACTAG
- a CDS encoding ABC transporter substrate-binding protein: MSEFKTIVLRCLLALVISLATLIARDVSVAETAAPSVAIHFTFDRPLDASMAPFFLAAKDGRFGAEHLSVSFNTAAGSSEALARVAKGDSELALVDINELIRFRDKEQAAPVKAVFVLFNRAPYAIVARRSRGIHLLSDLDGKTVGVADSDLSMRLWPALVQQNGINASHVKFHKISAAVREPILSAGQVDAVAGFSYLSAVNLRDRGVPEADLVVLRYADYGCEAYGFAVVVNPAFAAAKPDAVKGFVRALIAGINATVMEPGRAAEEAASRIEDGDRNLELERLRTALADNILTDEVRRNGLGGIDPARLDRSIGQVAQDFKFRKRPTATEIFDDQFLPPLAGRLIN, from the coding sequence ATGTCGGAATTCAAGACGATCGTCCTTCGTTGTCTGCTGGCTCTCGTGATCTCGCTTGCGACACTGATTGCACGCGATGTCAGCGTGGCCGAAACCGCCGCCCCATCCGTTGCGATTCACTTCACCTTCGACCGGCCATTGGATGCGAGCATGGCGCCGTTCTTCCTGGCCGCAAAGGACGGCAGGTTCGGCGCCGAGCATCTCAGCGTGTCCTTCAACACCGCAGCCGGATCGTCGGAAGCGCTCGCGCGTGTCGCCAAGGGCGACAGCGAGCTCGCGCTGGTCGACATCAACGAATTGATCCGCTTTCGCGACAAGGAGCAGGCCGCGCCGGTCAAGGCAGTGTTCGTGCTGTTCAACCGCGCACCCTACGCGATCGTCGCGCGCAGGAGCCGCGGCATCCACCTTCTGTCCGATCTCGACGGCAAGACCGTCGGCGTTGCCGACAGCGACCTGTCGATGCGGCTGTGGCCGGCGCTGGTGCAGCAGAACGGCATCAATGCATCGCACGTCAAATTTCACAAGATCAGCGCGGCGGTGCGCGAGCCGATCCTCTCCGCGGGCCAGGTCGATGCAGTCGCCGGCTTCAGCTATCTGTCGGCGGTGAACCTGCGCGACCGCGGCGTGCCCGAAGCCGATCTCGTCGTCCTGCGCTATGCGGATTACGGCTGCGAAGCCTACGGCTTTGCCGTGGTGGTCAATCCCGCCTTCGCCGCAGCAAAGCCAGACGCCGTCAAGGGCTTCGTCCGCGCCTTGATCGCGGGCATCAACGCGACCGTCATGGAGCCGGGGCGCGCGGCGGAGGAGGCCGCGAGCCGCATCGAGGACGGCGACCGCAACCTGGAGCTGGAGCGCCTGCGCACCGCCCTCGCCGACAACATCCTGACCGACGAGGTCAGGCGCAACGGCCTCGGCGGCATCGACCCGGCGCGGCTCGATCGCTCGATCGGCCAGGTCGCGCAGGACTTCAAATTCCGCAAACGACCGACAGCGACCGAGATCTTCGACGACCAATTCCTGCCGCCGCTGGCGGGGCGGCTGATCAACTGA
- a CDS encoding thioesterase family protein — protein MPPIYRVDGNSVVTSPDAAGPWDRRMQHGSAPASLVTWAAERIPTPVPMEIARVTIDLMRPVPVAPLTIATEVLREGRKIQLCEIKLLADGVQVVGATVLKIRRQALSLPDDVKELPVTLPSPEDSLVEDGHAATSPFVRSVSMRAARGRFGQAGAGAIWFRVDHPLIAGEAISQAMRAVVAADFSNGTASTLDFRAWTYINADLTVSFARQPVGEWILLDGDSWIGPDGAGLAMSRLADRQGYFGRAVQSLVIEKR, from the coding sequence ATGCCCCCCATCTACCGCGTCGACGGCAACAGCGTCGTCACCAGCCCGGACGCCGCGGGGCCGTGGGACCGCCGCATGCAGCACGGCTCGGCGCCGGCGTCGCTGGTGACGTGGGCAGCCGAACGCATTCCGACGCCTGTTCCGATGGAGATCGCGCGGGTCACGATCGATCTGATGCGTCCGGTGCCGGTGGCGCCACTGACGATCGCGACCGAGGTCTTGCGTGAGGGCCGCAAGATCCAGCTCTGCGAAATCAAGCTGCTCGCCGACGGCGTGCAGGTGGTCGGTGCCACCGTGCTCAAGATCAGGCGCCAGGCGCTGAGCCTGCCCGACGACGTCAAGGAGCTGCCGGTTACGCTGCCTTCGCCCGAGGACTCGCTGGTCGAAGATGGTCACGCCGCCACCAGTCCGTTCGTGCGCTCGGTCTCGATGCGTGCCGCGCGCGGTCGCTTCGGCCAGGCCGGTGCCGGCGCGATCTGGTTTCGCGTCGATCATCCCTTGATTGCAGGCGAGGCGATCTCGCAGGCGATGCGCGCCGTGGTCGCCGCCGACTTCTCCAACGGCACCGCCTCGACGCTCGACTTCCGCGCCTGGACCTACATCAACGCCGATCTCACCGTGAGCTTTGCGCGGCAGCCGGTGGGCGAGTGGATCCTGCTCGACGGCGACTCCTGGATCGGCCCCGACGGCGCGGGGCTGGCAATGTCGCGGCTGGCTGATCGGCAAGGCTATTTCGGCCGGGCGGTGCAGAGCCTGGTGATCGAGAAAAGGTAG
- a CDS encoding AMP-binding protein, with protein sequence MSDPLHASSPACAQTLRALSRYPGRTAFAWPEGSLSYHGTIDLIGRIQGVFMRLGLQPGARVAFLTANRADTWCAGVAAQLSRLCITWLHPLGSLEDQLFQLEDSDAEMLVVDVAAFRDRGGELAARAGRLKAVFTMGPASYGVDLLAAIETAGHASAQCLAGPDDLATLNYTGGTTGKSKGALRYHRENAGAAAAILADFEIPEAARYLTVAPISHVAGTKVLPTLMRGGTVHMLKSFDPEAMLATIARERINFTLLVPTMIYVLLDHPALGRTDLSSLELVLYGASAMSPSRLAEGIERIGPVFSQLYGQTECYPVSVLRKADHDPKTPELFLSCGFPIAACEVKILDDDDQEVKTGEPGEICVRAPHVMAEYWKRPDITAETLKNGWVHTGDIARKDERGYMFILDRKKDMIVSGGFNIFPREVEDVLSQHADVAMVAVVGVPDEKWGEAVTAIVVPREGARPDPDELINLVKIRKGSAHAPKQIQFVKQLPMTGVGKVDKKVLRAGFWSGRDRMVG encoded by the coding sequence ATGTCCGATCCGCTCCACGCATCGTCCCCGGCTTGTGCGCAGACGCTACGGGCGCTGTCGCGCTATCCCGGCCGCACCGCTTTCGCCTGGCCTGAGGGATCGCTGAGCTATCATGGCACCATCGACCTGATCGGACGCATCCAGGGCGTGTTCATGCGGCTTGGATTGCAGCCCGGCGCGCGCGTCGCCTTCCTCACCGCCAACCGCGCCGACACCTGGTGCGCCGGCGTCGCGGCGCAGTTGTCGCGGCTCTGCATCACCTGGCTGCATCCTTTGGGATCGCTGGAGGACCAGCTGTTTCAACTCGAGGATTCCGACGCAGAGATGCTGGTGGTCGACGTGGCCGCCTTCCGCGATCGTGGCGGCGAACTCGCCGCGAGGGCCGGCCGGCTCAAGGCGGTCTTCACCATGGGACCAGCCAGCTATGGCGTCGATCTGCTGGCGGCGATCGAGACTGCGGGACACGCCAGCGCGCAGTGCCTCGCCGGCCCCGACGATCTCGCCACGCTGAACTACACCGGCGGCACGACCGGTAAATCCAAGGGCGCGCTGCGCTATCACCGCGAGAATGCCGGGGCCGCCGCCGCGATCCTCGCCGACTTCGAGATCCCCGAGGCCGCGCGCTATCTCACGGTCGCGCCGATCAGCCATGTCGCCGGCACGAAGGTGCTGCCGACCTTGATGCGCGGCGGCACCGTGCACATGCTCAAGAGTTTCGACCCCGAGGCGATGCTGGCGACGATCGCGCGCGAGCGCATCAATTTCACGCTGCTCGTGCCGACCATGATCTATGTGCTGCTCGATCATCCCGCGCTCGGCAGGACCGACCTGTCCTCGCTCGAGCTGGTGCTCTATGGCGCCTCCGCGATGTCGCCGAGCCGGCTGGCCGAGGGCATCGAGCGCATCGGGCCGGTTTTCTCGCAGCTTTACGGACAGACCGAATGCTATCCCGTCTCGGTGCTGCGCAAGGCGGATCACGATCCCAAGACACCGGAGCTATTCCTGTCCTGCGGCTTCCCGATCGCGGCCTGCGAGGTCAAGATCCTCGACGACGACGACCAGGAGGTGAAGACGGGGGAGCCCGGCGAGATCTGCGTGCGCGCGCCGCACGTGATGGCGGAGTACTGGAAGCGGCCCGACATCACCGCCGAGACGCTGAAGAACGGCTGGGTCCACACCGGCGACATCGCGCGCAAGGACGAGCGCGGCTACATGTTCATCCTCGACCGCAAGAAGGACATGATCGTCTCCGGCGGCTTCAACATCTTCCCGCGCGAGGTCGAGGACGTGCTGTCGCAGCATGCCGACGTCGCCATGGTGGCTGTCGTCGGCGTTCCCGACGAGAAATGGGGCGAGGCCGTCACCGCCATCGTCGTGCCGCGCGAGGGCGCAAGGCCCGATCCGGACGAGCTGATCAACCTGGTGAAGATACGAAAGGGCTCGGCGCACGCGCCCAAGCAGATCCAGTTCGTCAAGCAGCTGCCGATGACCGGCGTCGGCAAGGTCGACAAGAAGGTGCTGCGCGCGGGCTTCTGGAGCGGGCGCGACCGGATGGTGGGGTGA
- a CDS encoding YqaA family protein → MVLHRGAMLKRIYDWCIDAAHKPYALWIMGAVAFAESSFFPVPPDVMLIPMSLARPQRAWVYAAICTVTSVVGGMVGYAIGALLFDSVGQWLIQVYGLGDKVDAFRASYAEWGAIIILLKGLTPIPYKLVTITSGFAGYNILLFILCSIVARGGRFFVVAILLNRYGDWIRVRIEKHLGLWVAIGAAVLVLGFVVAIKLI, encoded by the coding sequence ATGGTGCTTCATCGCGGCGCCATGCTGAAACGTATCTACGACTGGTGCATCGACGCCGCCCACAAGCCCTACGCGCTCTGGATCATGGGAGCCGTGGCCTTCGCAGAAAGCTCGTTCTTTCCGGTGCCGCCGGACGTGATGCTGATCCCGATGTCGCTGGCGCGCCCGCAGCGCGCCTGGGTCTATGCGGCGATCTGCACCGTGACCTCGGTGGTCGGCGGCATGGTTGGCTACGCCATCGGAGCGCTGCTGTTCGATTCGGTCGGCCAGTGGCTGATCCAGGTCTACGGCCTCGGCGACAAGGTCGATGCCTTCCGCGCCTCCTATGCGGAATGGGGTGCGATCATCATCCTGCTGAAGGGGCTGACGCCGATCCCCTACAAGCTCGTCACCATCACCTCAGGCTTTGCCGGCTACAATATTCTTCTGTTCATCCTGTGCTCGATCGTTGCGCGGGGCGGACGCTTCTTCGTCGTCGCGATCCTGCTCAACCGCTATGGCGACTGGATCCGGGTCAGGATCGAGAAGCATCTCGGCCTCTGGGTGGCGATCGGCGCCGCCGTGCTGGTGCTCGGCTTCGTGGTGGCGATCAAGCTGATCTAG
- a CDS encoding NAD(P)H-dependent flavin oxidoreductase: MPSDRLQRFRDRLDLPLIAAPMFLVSGVELVVAACRNGVIGSFPTANCRSAEQLDEWLTAIETRLRQHEEQTGRKAAPLCPNLIVHHSNARLEQDLAVLLRHRPEIVITSVGSPAPVAKPLHDAGALVLADVASIRHAERAAEAGADGLVLLTAGAGGQTGWLNPFAFVRAVRAFYDGIIVLAGGISDGRALHAAEVLGCDLAYMGTKFIATRESMADDRYKRMLVESSADDVLLTTAFTGLQTSMLRPSIVAAGLDPDDLPARGAIDIAKDIDVAARASRPKRWRDIWSGGHSTSGVTDVLTVDDLVARTVTEYREAGGQ; the protein is encoded by the coding sequence GTGCCATCAGACCGACTGCAGCGCTTCCGCGATCGTCTTGATCTGCCGCTGATCGCGGCGCCGATGTTTCTGGTGTCGGGCGTCGAGCTCGTGGTCGCGGCCTGCCGCAACGGCGTGATCGGCAGCTTCCCAACCGCGAATTGCCGTAGCGCCGAACAGCTCGACGAATGGCTCACCGCGATCGAAACCCGGTTGCGGCAGCACGAAGAGCAAACCGGACGCAAGGCGGCGCCGCTTTGTCCGAACCTGATCGTGCACCACTCCAACGCGCGGCTGGAGCAGGATCTCGCCGTGCTGCTGCGGCACAGGCCGGAGATCGTCATCACCTCGGTCGGCTCGCCCGCGCCTGTAGCGAAGCCGCTGCATGACGCCGGCGCGTTGGTGCTGGCGGATGTCGCCTCGATCCGCCATGCCGAACGCGCGGCGGAAGCCGGTGCGGATGGGCTGGTGCTGCTGACCGCGGGCGCCGGCGGCCAGACCGGCTGGCTCAATCCGTTCGCCTTCGTCCGCGCGGTGCGTGCATTCTACGACGGCATCATCGTGCTCGCCGGCGGCATCAGCGACGGCCGCGCGCTGCATGCCGCCGAAGTGCTCGGCTGCGATCTCGCCTACATGGGCACGAAGTTCATTGCGACGCGCGAGAGCATGGCGGATGATCGTTACAAGCGGATGCTGGTCGAGAGCAGCGCCGACGACGTCCTGCTCACCACCGCCTTCACGGGACTGCAGACCAGCATGCTGAGGCCGTCGATCGTGGCCGCGGGTCTCGATCCCGACGACCTGCCGGCGCGCGGGGCGATCGACATCGCCAAGGACATCGACGTCGCCGCGCGCGCGAGCCGGCCGAAACGCTGGCGCGACATCTGGAGCGGTGGGCACTCGACATCGGGGGTGACGGACGTGCTCACTGTCGACGATCTCGTTGCGCGGACGGTTACCGAATATCGCGAGGCGGGCGGACAGTAG
- a CDS encoding aspartate ammonia-lyase: MSRTEQDFLGQREIADDIYYGVQTIRGKENFHITGIPMSQEPYFVKALGYVKKAAAMANRDLGAIDAKVADAIILGCDRVIAGDMMDQFVTDFIQGGAGTSTNMNANEVIANLALESLGFAKGDYQHVSPNDHVNYGQSTNDTYPTAFRLALILRLESYMTALRQLQEAFFAKGREFDRVLKMGRTHLQDAVPMSLGAEFRGWGTTIGEEVDRISEARALLREINLGATAIGTSVTAAVGYPKLAVRHLSALTGVEFVLAGDLVEATSDTGAYVQLSGILKRTASKLTKICNDIRLLASGPRAGFNEINLPQLQPGSSIMPGKVNPVIPEVVNQTSFLVIGLDTTVTLAASAGQLQLNVMEPVISFALFFSIRTMERAVNSLREHCVVGITANEEHTRNMVLNSLGIVTVLKPLLGYKQCAEIAREGYKSGKSLHQIVVVERKLLTQEKWDEMFSFERLINPDLIG, encoded by the coding sequence ATGAGCCGTACGGAGCAGGACTTCCTCGGACAGCGTGAGATCGCCGACGACATCTATTACGGCGTCCAGACCATCCGCGGGAAGGAGAACTTCCACATCACCGGCATTCCGATGAGCCAGGAGCCTTACTTCGTGAAGGCGCTTGGTTACGTGAAGAAAGCGGCCGCTATGGCCAACCGCGATCTCGGCGCGATCGACGCCAAGGTCGCGGACGCGATCATTCTGGGCTGTGACCGCGTCATTGCCGGCGACATGATGGATCAGTTCGTCACCGACTTCATTCAGGGCGGTGCCGGCACATCGACCAACATGAACGCCAACGAGGTGATCGCCAACCTCGCGCTGGAATCGCTCGGCTTTGCGAAGGGCGATTACCAGCACGTCAGCCCCAACGATCACGTCAATTACGGCCAGTCCACCAACGACACCTATCCGACCGCCTTTCGCCTGGCGCTGATCCTGCGGCTCGAGAGCTACATGACGGCGCTGCGCCAGCTCCAGGAAGCTTTCTTCGCCAAGGGCCGCGAGTTCGACCGTGTGCTGAAAATGGGCCGCACGCATCTTCAGGACGCGGTGCCGATGTCGCTCGGCGCGGAATTCCGGGGATGGGGCACCACGATCGGCGAGGAGGTGGATCGCATCTCGGAGGCCCGTGCGCTGCTGCGCGAGATCAATCTCGGCGCTACCGCGATCGGCACCTCCGTGACCGCGGCCGTCGGCTATCCCAAGCTCGCGGTCCGGCATCTGAGCGCGCTGACCGGCGTCGAGTTCGTTCTCGCCGGCGATCTCGTCGAGGCGACCTCCGACACCGGTGCCTATGTGCAGCTCTCGGGCATCCTCAAGCGCACCGCCAGCAAGTTGACGAAGATCTGTAACGACATCCGCCTGCTCGCCTCCGGCCCGCGTGCCGGCTTCAACGAGATCAACTTGCCGCAGCTTCAGCCGGGCTCCTCGATCATGCCCGGCAAGGTGAATCCCGTCATTCCTGAGGTGGTGAACCAGACCAGCTTCCTCGTCATCGGTCTCGACACCACGGTGACGCTGGCCGCCAGCGCCGGCCAGCTCCAGCTCAACGTGATGGAGCCGGTGATCTCGTTCGCGCTGTTCTTCTCGATCCGCACCATGGAGCGCGCGGTCAACAGCCTGCGCGAGCATTGCGTCGTCGGCATCACCGCCAACGAGGAGCACACCCGCAACATGGTGCTGAACTCGCTCGGGATCGTCACGGTGCTGAAGCCGCTGCTCGGCTACAAGCAATGCGCCGAGATCGCGCGCGAGGGCTACAAGAGCGGCAAGTCGCTGCACCAGATCGTGGTGGTCGAGCGCAAGCTGCTGACGCAGGAGAAGTGGGACGAGATGTTCTCGTTCGAGCGGCTGATCAACCCGGATTTGATCGGGTGA
- a CDS encoding NAD(P)H-dependent flavin oxidoreductase — MSMPALFKGRLSIPVIGSPLFIISVPDLVIAQCKAGVVGSFPALNARPPELLDEWLARITEELAAHDRAHPDKPSAPFAVNQIVHKSNNRLDHDMQLCAKYKVPMIISSLGAREELNQAVHGWGGIVFHDVINQKFAHKAIEKGADGLILVAAGAGGHAGTISPLAFVAETRKWFDGPIALSGAIGNGKAIRAARILGADFAYIGSAFIATKEANAVEKYKEMIAGSSADDIVYSNLFTGVHGNYLKPSILAAGMDPENLPTSDPSKMNFGTDASGERAKPKAWKEIWGSGQGIGSVEGILPAADLIARFKKEYDEAIDPPL; from the coding sequence ATGTCCATGCCTGCTTTATTCAAGGGGCGCCTTTCGATCCCCGTGATCGGTTCGCCGCTCTTCATCATCTCGGTGCCCGATCTCGTGATCGCGCAGTGCAAGGCGGGTGTGGTCGGCTCGTTTCCGGCGCTGAACGCGCGGCCGCCGGAATTGCTCGACGAATGGCTGGCGCGGATCACCGAGGAGCTCGCGGCCCATGACCGCGCGCATCCCGATAAGCCGTCGGCGCCGTTCGCGGTCAACCAGATCGTGCACAAGTCGAACAACCGGCTCGATCACGACATGCAGCTTTGCGCCAAGTACAAGGTGCCGATGATCATCTCCTCGCTCGGGGCACGCGAGGAGCTGAACCAGGCCGTGCACGGCTGGGGGGGCATCGTCTTCCATGACGTGATCAACCAGAAGTTCGCCCACAAGGCGATCGAGAAGGGCGCCGACGGCCTGATCCTGGTCGCCGCCGGCGCCGGCGGCCATGCCGGCACCATCTCGCCGCTCGCCTTCGTCGCCGAGACGCGGAAGTGGTTCGACGGCCCGATCGCGCTGTCGGGTGCGATCGGCAACGGCAAGGCGATCCGCGCCGCGCGCATTCTCGGCGCCGACTTCGCCTATATCGGCTCGGCCTTCATCGCGACCAAGGAGGCTAACGCGGTCGAGAAGTACAAGGAGATGATCGCCGGCTCGAGCGCCGACGACATCGTCTATTCCAACCTCTTCACCGGCGTGCACGGCAATTATCTGAAGCCCTCGATCCTCGCCGCCGGCATGGATCCGGAAAACCTGCCGACCTCCGATCCCTCCAAGATGAACTTCGGCACCGACGCCTCCGGCGAGCGCGCCAAGCCGAAGGCCTGGAAGGAGATCTGGGGCTCGGGCCAGGGCATCGGCAGCGTCGAGGGCATCCTGCCCGCCGCCGACCTGATCGCGCGCTTCAAGAAGGAATACGACGAAGCGATCGATCCGCCGTTGTAG